DNA from Massilia antarctica:
GACATTTTCGCCGACCATTTCCCCGGCCATCCCGTCATGCCCGGCGCGATGATCATTGAATCGATGGCGCAGCTGGGAGGCGTGCTGGTCGAAGCGAGCATGCGCGAGCAAGGCCGCCATGACCTGCATGCGCTGCTGGTCACGGTGGACCGCGCCAAGTTCCGTCACCAGGTGCGCGCCGGCGACAAGATGGAACTCGAATGCCACGGCATCGTGGTGCATGAAGACGGCGGCCAGGTGCGTGCACTGGCGCGCGTGGATGGCAAACTGGTCGCCGAGGCCGAACTGGCCTTCGCCTTTGCCCGCGTGACCAATCCAAAACTGCTGGCGCGGCGCCGCGAGGTGCTCAATATCTGGCTCACCGGCTCGGCCGAAGAGCCATGACACAGGTGCGGGTGTTCGTGCGTGGCGTCGGCGCCATCACGGCATTAGGCGCGAACTGGCCCGCCTCGCTGCAGGCGCTGGCGGCCGGGCGCAGCGCCGTCAAGCAGGTAGCCGGCTTCGACGTGACGGGCTTTCCCTCCACGGCCGGTGCCGAAATCCACAATTTTACCCACACCGGCGAGCGCCGCCTTGCGCTGGCCCGGGTAGCCGCGCGCGAAGCGTGGCAGGCCGCCGGGCTGGATGTGGCTCCCGACCGTCTTGGCATCTTCCTCGGCGCCGAATCGGGTCGCGCGCCGTTCGCCACCTTGCATGAACTGACCCTTGGCGCCGGCGGCGGCGCGCGCTTCGATCATGCGCAATTCGGCGTCAAGGCCGCCGCGCTGGTGGCCGACTTCGACGCCTCCATCATCTCGCCGGCCGCCGTCACGTCGGCGCTCGCCCTCGAATACGGCGCCCACGGCCCGGCCGTAACGATCTCGCTGGCCTGCGCGTCCGGCGCGAGCGCGATTGCCGAAGCGGCGCGGGCGATCCGGCTCGGCGTATGCGACGTGGCCGTGTGCGGCGGCGTCGGCGCCGATGTCGACCCGATGATGCTGGCCGGCTTCGGCAAGGTCGGCGCGCTCAGTGCGCGCGGCGTCTCGTGCCCGTTCGACCTGCGGCGCGACGGCTTTGTGGTCGGCGAGGGGGCCGCCATGGTGGTGTTGTCGCGCGAACGCGGCGACGCATCGGTCGAACTGGCCGGCGAAGGCCGCAGCCTCGACGCCCATCACCTCACCGCGCCCGACCCGCAGGGCGACGGCGCCGCGCGCGCCATGCGTACCGCGCTCGCCGCCGCCGGCCTGGAGACGGTCGACTACATCCAGGC
Protein-coding regions in this window:
- the fabZ gene encoding 3-hydroxyacyl-ACP dehydratase FabZ, which codes for MRYILLDRITALQPPQLALGVKCVSLSDDIFADHFPGHPVMPGAMIIESMAQLGGVLVEASMREQGRHDLHALLVTVDRAKFRHQVRAGDKMELECHGIVVHEDGGQVRALARVDGKLVAEAELAFAFARVTNPKLLARRREVLNIWLTGSAEEP
- a CDS encoding beta-ketoacyl-[acyl-carrier-protein] synthase family protein gives rise to the protein MTQVRVFVRGVGAITALGANWPASLQALAAGRSAVKQVAGFDVTGFPSTAGAEIHNFTHTGERRLALARVAAREAWQAAGLDVAPDRLGIFLGAESGRAPFATLHELTLGAGGGARFDHAQFGVKAAALVADFDASIISPAAVTSALALEYGAHGPAVTISLACASGASAIAEAARAIRLGVCDVAVCGGVGADVDPMMLAGFGKVGALSARGVSCPFDLRRDGFVVGEGAAMVVLSRERGDASVELAGEGRSLDAHHLTAPDPQGDGAARAMRTALAAAGLETVDYIQAHGTSTPLNDAVEALALRRVLGASLDTAHVSSVKGALGHWIAGAGALGFLCAHAALDQGIVLPTANLNEPDPACALPHVMGSAIRRVVNVALVNAFAFGGANCSLVARRCA